The following coding sequences are from one Streptomyces sp. NBC_01485 window:
- the otsB gene encoding trehalose-phosphatase: MGTQETHSTDPDPRSRLLPLPTPTTPAGREALAAILARPSRTLVALDFDGTLAPIVENPEDARAHPDAVPALAALAPKVAAVAVITGRPAEVAVRNGGFAGVDGLARLAVLGHYGAERWDARTGTLNAPAPHPGVAAVRAELPRILAAAGDRPGVWVEEKGGRAVAVHTRRADDPQAAFDALRAPLTDLATRHGLIVEPGRLVLELRPPGMDKGVALLDHVRETGARSVLYAGDDLGDLPAFAAVGKLRSDGVPGLLVCSGSTEVTELTERADLVVDGPSGVVRLLRDLAGRVG, from the coding sequence ATGGGCACCCAAGAGACGCACTCCACGGACCCCGACCCCCGCTCCCGCCTGCTCCCCCTCCCCACCCCCACCACCCCCGCCGGTCGCGAGGCGCTCGCCGCGATCCTCGCCCGGCCCTCCCGCACCCTCGTCGCCCTCGACTTCGACGGCACCCTCGCCCCCATCGTCGAGAACCCGGAGGACGCCAGGGCGCATCCCGACGCCGTCCCCGCGCTCGCGGCCCTCGCGCCGAAGGTCGCCGCCGTGGCCGTGATCACGGGCCGGCCCGCCGAGGTCGCCGTACGCAACGGCGGGTTCGCCGGGGTCGACGGACTGGCGCGGCTCGCCGTCCTCGGCCACTACGGAGCCGAACGCTGGGACGCCCGCACCGGCACCCTGAACGCCCCCGCCCCGCACCCCGGCGTGGCCGCCGTGCGGGCCGAACTCCCGCGGATCCTGGCGGCGGCCGGGGACCGGCCGGGCGTCTGGGTGGAGGAGAAGGGCGGCCGGGCCGTCGCCGTCCACACCCGCCGCGCCGACGACCCCCAGGCCGCCTTCGACGCGCTGCGCGCCCCCCTCACCGACCTCGCCACCCGCCACGGCCTGATCGTCGAGCCCGGCCGCCTGGTCCTGGAACTGCGCCCACCCGGCATGGACAAGGGCGTGGCCCTGCTGGACCACGTCCGCGAGACCGGCGCCCGGTCGGTCCTCTACGCCGGCGACGACCTGGGCGACCTCCCCGCCTTCGCCGCCGTCGGGAAACTCCGCTCCGACGGCGTCCCGGGCCTGCTGGTGTGCAGCGGCAGCACCGAGGTCACCGAGCTGACCGAACGCGCGGACCTCGTCGTCGACGGGCCCTCCGGCGTCGTACGGCTGCTGCGGGACCTGGCGGGTCGGGTGGGCTGA
- a CDS encoding DUF3263 domain-containing protein has translation MERRDEELAERERGILALERRGFPGPGVKERAIREELHLSPVRYYQLLNALLDDPRALAHDPVTVNRLRRVRESRRGER, from the coding sequence ATGGAACGGCGAGACGAAGAGCTGGCGGAGCGGGAACGAGGGATCCTCGCCCTGGAGCGGCGCGGATTCCCCGGCCCCGGCGTGAAGGAACGCGCGATCCGCGAGGAGCTGCACCTCTCCCCGGTCCGCTACTACCAGCTCCTCAACGCCCTCCTCGACGATCCCCGGGCCCTGGCCCACGACCCGGTGACGGTGAACAGGCTGCGGAGGGTCCGGGAGTCGAGGCGCGGGGAGCGCTAG
- a CDS encoding ROK family protein has translation MRHVIALDVGGTGMKAALVGADGTLLHRARRATGRERGPDAVVAGILDFAADLREHGAREFGEPAAAAGVAVPGIVDEANGVAAYAANLGWRDVPLRELLTVALGVPVALGHDVRTGGLAEGRIGAGRGADRFLFVALGTGIAGAIGVDGRVEAGAHGFAGEIGHIVVRPGQALCPCGQRGCLERFASAAAVSEAWAAACGDREADAADCAKAVASGDPNAVRVWQTAVDALADGLVTALTLLDPRTLIIGGGLAEAGETLFTPLRDAVRHRVTFQKLPQITPAALGDSAGCLGAGLLAWDLLNTTDGTEVRT, from the coding sequence GTGAGACATGTCATCGCCCTCGACGTGGGCGGCACCGGGATGAAGGCCGCGCTGGTCGGCGCGGACGGCACGCTGCTGCACCGGGCGCGCCGGGCCACCGGCCGGGAGCGCGGCCCCGACGCGGTCGTCGCCGGCATCCTCGACTTCGCCGCCGACCTGCGCGAACACGGTGCCCGCGAGTTCGGCGAGCCCGCCGCCGCGGCCGGCGTCGCCGTGCCCGGCATCGTCGACGAGGCGAACGGCGTCGCCGCCTACGCCGCCAACCTGGGCTGGCGGGACGTCCCCCTGCGCGAGCTGCTCACCGTCGCGCTCGGCGTGCCGGTCGCCCTCGGGCACGACGTCCGCACCGGCGGCCTCGCCGAGGGCCGGATCGGCGCGGGGCGGGGCGCGGACCGGTTCCTGTTCGTGGCGCTGGGCACCGGCATCGCGGGCGCGATCGGCGTCGACGGCCGGGTGGAGGCGGGCGCGCACGGCTTCGCGGGCGAGATCGGCCACATCGTCGTACGGCCCGGCCAGGCCCTGTGCCCGTGCGGGCAGCGGGGCTGTCTGGAGCGGTTCGCGTCGGCGGCGGCGGTGAGCGAGGCGTGGGCGGCGGCCTGCGGCGACCGGGAGGCGGACGCCGCCGACTGCGCCAAGGCCGTCGCGTCCGGCGACCCGAACGCCGTCCGGGTCTGGCAGACGGCGGTCGACGCCCTCGCCGACGGCCTGGTCACCGCCCTCACCCTGCTGGACCCCCGCACGCTCATCATCGGTGGCGGCCTGGCGGAGGCGGGGGAAACCTTGTTCACACCCCTACGGGACGCGGTCCGACACCGGGTCACCTTCCAGAAACTCCCGCAGATCACCCCGGCGGCACTGGGCGACAGCGCCGGATGCCTGGGAGCGGGCCTACTGGCCTGGGATCTCCTCAACACGACCGACGGCACGGAGGTAAGAACCTGA
- the nagA gene encoding N-acetylglucosamine-6-phosphate deacetylase: MRLRRGARPATTHPQVLAGARVVLPTGTLPNGRVTIDGTRIAANAPHGTPQGGATVIDATGHWLVPGFIDLHNHGGGGASFHGTADEVQQAIHTHRLHGTTTLVASAVTDDMDVLVRQAGLLSELAEQGDLAGIHFEGPFISPCRKGAHSEALLRDPDPAEVRKLLDAARGQARMVTLATELRGGLDSVRLLVDHGVIAAVGHTDATYEQTVEAIEAGATVATHLFNAMPPLGHRAPGPIAALLADERVTVELINDGTHLHPAALELAFRLAGPGRVAFITDAMDAAGVGDGRYLLGPLEVEVSEGVARLVEGGSIAGSTLTQDRAFQRAVTVDRIPVEDVVAATSANPARLLGIDDRVGSLEPGKDADLVLLDDDFILKGVMRKGSWLVDPQLAQLA, from the coding sequence ATGCGGCTCCGCCGCGGGGCGCGACCAGCCACGACGCACCCGCAGGTACTAGCCGGTGCGAGGGTGGTACTACCGACGGGCACGCTCCCCAACGGCCGCGTAACCATCGACGGCACCCGAATCGCCGCCAACGCCCCGCACGGGACCCCGCAGGGGGGCGCGACGGTGATCGACGCAACCGGCCACTGGCTGGTACCGGGCTTCATCGACCTGCACAACCACGGCGGCGGCGGCGCCTCCTTCCACGGCACGGCCGACGAAGTCCAGCAGGCCATCCACACGCACCGCCTGCACGGCACGACCACCCTCGTCGCCTCGGCCGTCACCGACGACATGGACGTCCTGGTCCGCCAGGCCGGCCTGCTCAGCGAGCTGGCCGAGCAGGGCGACCTGGCCGGCATCCACTTCGAAGGCCCCTTCATCTCGCCGTGCCGCAAGGGCGCGCACTCCGAGGCGCTGCTGCGCGACCCGGACCCGGCGGAGGTGCGCAAGCTGCTCGACGCGGCGCGCGGCCAGGCCAGGATGGTCACCCTGGCGACGGAACTGCGAGGCGGCCTGGACTCCGTACGCCTCCTGGTCGACCACGGCGTGATCGCCGCCGTGGGTCACACGGACGCGACCTACGAGCAGACGGTCGAGGCCATCGAGGCCGGCGCCACCGTCGCGACGCACCTCTTCAACGCGATGCCGCCGCTCGGTCACCGCGCCCCCGGCCCCATCGCCGCGCTGCTGGCGGACGAGCGGGTGACGGTCGAGCTCATCAACGACGGCACCCATCTGCACCCGGCCGCACTGGAGTTGGCGTTCCGGCTCGCGGGTCCGGGCCGGGTCGCGTTCATCACGGACGCGATGGACGCGGCCGGCGTCGGCGACGGCCGCTATCTGCTCGGGCCGCTGGAGGTCGAGGTCAGCGAGGGCGTGGCCCGGCTGGTGGAGGGCGGCTCGATCGCGGGCTCCACCCTCACCCAGGACCGCGCCTTCCAGCGGGCGGTGACGGTCGACCGCATCCCGGTCGAGGACGTCGTCGCCGCCACGTCCGCCAACCCGGCCCGCCTGCTGGGCATTGACGACCGGGTGGGCTCCCTGGAACCGGGCAAGGACGCCGACCTGGTCCTGCTGGACGACGACTTCATCCTCAAGGGCGTGATGCGCAAAGGCAGTTGGCTGGTGGATCCCCAACTGGCCCAACTGGCCTGA
- a CDS encoding 1-phosphofructokinase family hexose kinase produces MILTVTLNTALHVTYRVPALRPHTSHRVTDVRERAGGKGLNVARVLAALGHEVTVTGFVGGATGRVVQEQLAPVAGIVDALVPVAGATRRTVAVVDARTGDTTRLDEPGPVVVPAEWSAFQEVYGELVAGADAVALCGSLPPGVTVGAYAGLIRTARAAGVPVLLDTSGEPLRRGVAARPDIVKPNAEELAELTGSHDPLRATQDARRRGARSVVTSLGAEGLIAATPEGRWRATPPARIPGNPTGAGDSASAGLLSGLVDQLPWPERLSRAVALSAATVRAATAGEFDRAAYEELTGRIAVTGEATAA; encoded by the coding sequence GTGATCCTCACCGTCACCCTGAACACCGCTCTCCACGTCACCTACCGCGTCCCGGCCCTGCGTCCGCACACCTCGCACCGGGTGACCGACGTGCGGGAGCGGGCCGGCGGGAAGGGGCTGAACGTCGCGCGGGTGCTCGCCGCTCTCGGTCACGAGGTGACGGTCACGGGTTTCGTGGGAGGGGCCACCGGACGCGTCGTGCAGGAGCAACTCGCCCCCGTGGCAGGGATCGTGGACGCGCTCGTCCCGGTCGCCGGGGCCACCCGCCGCACGGTCGCCGTCGTCGACGCCCGCACCGGCGACACGACCCGGCTCGACGAACCCGGACCGGTCGTCGTCCCGGCCGAGTGGTCCGCCTTCCAGGAGGTGTACGGCGAACTGGTCGCCGGGGCCGACGCGGTGGCCCTGTGCGGGAGTCTGCCGCCGGGGGTGACGGTGGGCGCGTACGCGGGACTGATACGGACCGCCCGGGCCGCCGGAGTCCCCGTGCTGCTCGACACGAGCGGGGAGCCGCTGCGCCGGGGCGTCGCCGCCCGCCCGGACATCGTCAAGCCGAACGCCGAGGAACTGGCCGAACTCACCGGCTCCCACGACCCGTTGCGCGCCACGCAGGACGCCCGCAGGCGCGGCGCACGGTCGGTCGTGACCTCCCTCGGCGCCGAGGGCCTGATCGCGGCGACCCCGGAGGGCCGCTGGCGCGCCACCCCGCCCGCCCGGATCCCGGGCAACCCGACGGGCGCCGGCGACTCCGCGTCCGCCGGCCTGCTGTCGGGCCTGGTCGACCAACTCCCGTGGCCGGAGCGCCTGTCCCGCGCGGTCGCCCTGTCCGCGGCGACCGTACGGGCCGCGACGGCGGGCGAGTTCGACCGGGCGGCGTACGAGGAGTTGACGGGCCGGATCGCGGTGACCGGAGAGGCCACCGCGGCCTAG
- a CDS encoding CBM35 domain-containing protein gives MTPGNNGASTPEDDDPFGYLYADGQANGAQPPSGGGYGYPNSVNRVRAVGERKYGQPQQAQQQTAQYGQYGQPPTVPQQQGGYGQQNAHYGAPESFPGGPPTGRQPGQQGGGGGRGRGPNTKGLLIGAVAVVAAVVIGIAVAMANGNSNTGDKADGGDQTSTAASASASPSPSKSATSEANADELPTIDAKALSLGGSAALASDVKGAKAAGGTYVGNLNQAGNSVTWKVDGIPSDGTYTLFAHYSVPGADQEMTLTVNGKTFGSKFGLDNYAHAPDGDFVKGWTTSYTWPTLTKGTNTLTLSCQNGDKCNVLLDQLWLKAGQVTK, from the coding sequence ATGACGCCCGGCAACAACGGCGCGAGTACGCCCGAGGACGACGACCCGTTCGGCTACCTCTACGCCGACGGCCAGGCCAACGGCGCACAGCCGCCCTCCGGCGGTGGCTACGGCTACCCCAACTCCGTCAACAGAGTGCGTGCGGTCGGCGAGCGCAAGTACGGGCAGCCGCAGCAGGCCCAGCAGCAGACCGCGCAGTACGGCCAGTACGGGCAGCCGCCGACGGTTCCCCAGCAGCAGGGCGGCTACGGCCAGCAGAACGCCCACTACGGCGCCCCCGAGAGCTTCCCCGGCGGACCCCCTACGGGACGGCAGCCCGGGCAGCAGGGCGGTGGCGGCGGTCGTGGCCGCGGCCCCAACACCAAGGGGCTGCTGATCGGCGCGGTCGCGGTGGTCGCCGCGGTCGTGATCGGCATCGCGGTGGCCATGGCCAACGGCAACTCCAACACCGGCGACAAGGCGGACGGCGGCGACCAGACCTCCACCGCGGCCTCCGCCTCCGCGAGCCCCTCGCCCAGCAAGTCGGCCACGAGCGAAGCGAACGCGGACGAGCTCCCGACGATCGACGCGAAGGCGCTCAGCCTCGGCGGCAGCGCCGCGCTGGCCTCGGACGTCAAGGGCGCGAAGGCGGCCGGCGGCACCTACGTCGGCAACCTCAACCAGGCCGGCAACTCGGTGACCTGGAAGGTCGACGGCATCCCGTCGGACGGCACGTACACCCTCTTCGCGCACTACAGCGTGCCCGGTGCCGACCAGGAGATGACGCTCACCGTCAACGGCAAGACGTTCGGCAGCAAGTTCGGCCTGGACAACTACGCCCACGCCCCCGACGGCGACTTCGTCAAGGGCTGGACGACGAGCTACACCTGGCCCACCCTCACCAAGGGCACCAACACCCTCACGCTCTCCTGCCAGAACGGCGACAAGTGCAATGTCCTGCTTGACCAGTTGTGGCTCAAGGCGGGTCAGGTCACGAAGTAG
- the cdgB gene encoding diguanylate cyclase CdgB, which yields METESEPYVRLASLRQLHQVMAEMNTARSLPDTLQTVANGVVTALGFELACVNLVRPDSDLVVAAFAGNPAAEALITGRVGSRDSWERRLGMGETWGDLVFIPHTEGWILDDDDVPQWYTDGPAPRFEDEWHPSDRLFAPMYTPAAAGSGEPCGELIGVLSVDRPRNGRRPGAWGREALQMYAFQAAIAISNARLRANMQRALVRLEREQQALRASEESFRQAFEYAPSGMAIAEMGGDQHGRILRSNDALCRLLGRPASAMRRYAFSDLVHPEDISTLLRTSAEGGRAELRLGRRDGTYVWVSLRNSVVADATDGPRFLLTHVEDIEERKRRELQLAHRASHDSLTGLPNSAELRSRLSSRICRRPHSTLPTAVDAMDTAYGHAAFDVNGGVTSDLNGDVNGGVNGDGFDYRPAGAESFDGFDHHVHVHTAAPEESHDDGSKGLAVLFCDLDGFKSINDRFGHNAGDAVLIEVARRLSRAVRDGDTVARLGGDEFVILADGLGRADAADLAVRLRNEIIQPIRAEGRAVRVGASFGIGWAHCGMTADEVLKSADERMYVEKRSRPKQHRRAG from the coding sequence ATGGAGACCGAGTCGGAGCCGTACGTCCGTCTTGCGTCCCTGCGACAGCTGCATCAGGTCATGGCCGAGATGAACACGGCCCGCAGCCTGCCAGACACACTGCAGACCGTCGCCAACGGCGTGGTCACGGCACTCGGGTTCGAGCTGGCGTGCGTCAATCTCGTACGCCCGGACAGCGATCTCGTGGTCGCCGCGTTCGCCGGCAACCCGGCCGCCGAGGCCCTCATCACGGGCCGGGTCGGCTCGCGCGACTCCTGGGAGCGGCGCCTCGGCATGGGCGAGACCTGGGGCGACCTGGTCTTCATACCCCACACCGAGGGCTGGATCCTCGACGACGACGACGTCCCGCAGTGGTACACCGACGGGCCCGCGCCCCGCTTCGAGGACGAGTGGCACCCCTCCGACCGCCTCTTCGCCCCCATGTACACGCCCGCCGCGGCCGGCAGCGGGGAGCCGTGCGGCGAGTTGATAGGCGTCCTGTCCGTGGACCGGCCGCGCAACGGCCGGCGGCCCGGCGCGTGGGGGCGCGAGGCGCTCCAGATGTACGCGTTCCAGGCCGCCATCGCGATAAGCAACGCGCGTCTACGTGCGAACATGCAGCGGGCACTGGTCCGGCTCGAACGCGAGCAGCAAGCTCTGCGCGCCAGTGAGGAAAGCTTCCGGCAGGCCTTCGAGTACGCCCCCTCCGGCATGGCGATAGCCGAGATGGGCGGCGACCAGCACGGGCGGATACTCCGGTCCAACGACGCCCTGTGCCGTCTGCTGGGCCGTCCCGCCTCCGCGATGCGCCGGTACGCCTTCTCCGACCTCGTCCATCCCGAGGACATAAGCACCCTGCTCCGCACCTCCGCCGAAGGCGGCCGCGCCGAGCTGCGCCTCGGCCGCCGCGACGGCACCTACGTCTGGGTCAGCCTCCGTAACTCCGTCGTCGCCGACGCCACCGACGGCCCCCGCTTCCTCCTCACCCACGTCGAGGACATAGAGGAGCGCAAGCGCCGTGAGCTGCAGCTCGCCCACCGCGCCTCGCACGACTCCCTCACCGGGCTGCCGAACTCGGCCGAACTGCGCTCGCGCCTGTCCTCCCGGATCTGCCGGCGCCCCCATTCGACCCTCCCCACCGCCGTCGACGCCATGGACACGGCCTACGGCCACGCCGCCTTCGACGTCAACGGCGGCGTGACCAGTGACCTCAACGGGGATGTGAACGGCGGTGTCAACGGTGACGGCTTCGACTACCGGCCCGCCGGCGCCGAGTCCTTCGACGGCTTCGACCACCACGTCCACGTCCACACGGCCGCCCCCGAGGAAAGTCACGACGACGGCAGCAAGGGGCTCGCGGTCCTCTTCTGCGACCTCGACGGCTTCAAGTCGATCAACGACCGGTTCGGGCACAACGCGGGTGACGCAGTTCTCATCGAGGTCGCCCGACGCCTCTCGCGCGCCGTCCGGGACGGCGACACGGTGGCCCGTCTCGGCGGCGACGAGTTCGTGATCCTCGCCGACGGCCTCGGCCGTGCCGACGCCGCCGACCTCGCCGTACGCCTGCGCAACGAGATCATCCAGCCGATCCGCGCCGAGGGCCGGGCCGTGCGGGTGGGGGCCAGTTTCGGCATCGGCTGGGCACATTGCGGGATGACCGCGGACGAAGTGCTGAAGTCGGCCGACGAGCGCATGTACGTCGAGAAACGATCTCGTCCCAAACAGCACAGACGTGCCGGATGA
- a CDS encoding flavin reductase family protein, which translates to MTPSGHAEGVSNDAFRAAMSRLADGVVLVTAREPSLDPDDPGAPDCEDVGMTATAFVSVSLDPPLVLVSLRTGSRMDDLLDEQPVWAVSVLSENQRHIAGRFAMKGRISDRLLFADVPYVRGEVSGAPLVDGALATLECRTEQVVRAGDHTLVIGRVLTATAPSADGGPLVYFRGRYRQLG; encoded by the coding sequence ATGACTCCCTCCGGGCATGCTGAGGGAGTGAGCAACGACGCGTTCCGTGCCGCCATGTCCCGGCTCGCCGACGGCGTGGTCCTGGTGACCGCCCGGGAACCGTCCCTGGACCCGGACGACCCCGGGGCGCCGGACTGCGAGGACGTCGGCATGACGGCGACCGCCTTCGTGTCGGTCTCCCTGGACCCGCCGCTGGTCCTGGTCAGCCTGCGCACGGGCTCCCGCATGGACGACCTGCTCGACGAACAGCCCGTGTGGGCGGTGTCGGTGCTCTCCGAGAACCAGCGGCACATCGCCGGCCGCTTCGCGATGAAGGGCCGCATCAGCGACCGTCTGCTCTTCGCGGACGTCCCGTACGTCCGCGGCGAGGTCAGCGGCGCGCCCCTGGTCGACGGCGCCCTGGCGACCCTGGAGTGCCGCACCGAACAGGTGGTGCGGGCGGGCGACCACACCCTGGTGATCGGCCGCGTGCTGACCGCGACGGCACCGAGCGCGGACGGCGGCCCGCTCGTGTATTTCCGGGGCCGTTACCGGCAGTTGGGATAA
- a CDS encoding GNAT family N-acetyltransferase — MTGMTGTTGGTGGTTASGLRLEEITPRNFEAATGIRVHPDQEFAVSPVMQSLAEAYVHPEGVAWPRLIMDGDRPVGFLMAFLDIDWNGRGDGSVIRSGLWRLNIAADQQGRGYGRFAVESVAAELRRWGTKEMYVTWHEGENGPANFYLRLGFRKNGEQSEGETVGVLDLD, encoded by the coding sequence ATGACTGGCATGACTGGCACGACAGGTGGGACCGGTGGGACGACGGCTTCGGGACTCCGACTTGAGGAGATCACCCCCCGGAACTTCGAAGCCGCGACCGGTATTCGCGTGCACCCCGACCAGGAGTTCGCGGTCTCGCCGGTCATGCAGTCCCTCGCGGAGGCCTACGTCCATCCCGAGGGCGTCGCCTGGCCCCGTCTGATCATGGACGGCGACCGTCCCGTCGGCTTCCTGATGGCCTTCCTCGACATCGACTGGAACGGGCGCGGCGACGGCAGCGTGATCCGCTCCGGCCTGTGGCGGCTGAACATCGCCGCCGACCAACAGGGCCGCGGCTACGGCCGTTTCGCCGTGGAGTCCGTCGCCGCGGAACTGCGTCGCTGGGGCACCAAGGAGATGTACGTGACCTGGCACGAGGGCGAGAACGGTCCCGCGAACTTCTATCTGCGGCTGGGTTTCCGGAAGAACGGCGAGCAGAGCGAGGGCGAGACGGTAGGCGTCCTGGACTTGGACTAG
- the arfB gene encoding alternative ribosome rescue aminoacyl-tRNA hydrolase ArfB encodes MVGMSGPYVVRGSVSLPEAELMWRFSRSSGPGGQHVNTSDTQVELRFDLARTEALPEVWKARALERLAGRLVDGVVTVRASEHRSQWRNRETAAVRLAALLAEATAPPPKQRRPTRIPRGINERRLREKKQRSDTKRGRNGRDWS; translated from the coding sequence ATGGTCGGCATGTCTGGTCCCTATGTCGTCCGCGGCTCCGTCTCCCTCCCCGAGGCCGAGCTCATGTGGCGTTTCTCGCGGTCGTCCGGGCCGGGCGGGCAGCACGTCAACACCAGCGACACGCAGGTGGAGCTCCGCTTCGACCTCGCCCGCACCGAAGCCCTCCCCGAGGTGTGGAAGGCGCGGGCGCTCGAGCGGCTGGCCGGGCGGCTCGTCGACGGCGTCGTCACCGTCCGCGCCTCCGAGCACCGCTCGCAGTGGCGCAACCGTGAGACCGCCGCCGTACGCCTCGCCGCACTCCTCGCCGAGGCCACCGCCCCGCCGCCCAAGCAGCGCCGGCCCACCCGTATCCCACGCGGCATCAACGAGCGCCGCCTGCGGGAGAAGAAGCAGCGGTCGGACACGAAGCGGGGGAGAAACGGGCGGGACTGGTCCTGA
- a CDS encoding TerD family protein, producing MAVSLSKGGNVSLTKEAPGLTAVTVGLGWDVRTTTGTDFDLDASAIAVNPEGKVYSDAHFVFFNNKQTPDQTIVHTGDNRTGEGAGDDESINVNLAGLPADVDKIVFPVSIYDAENRSQNFGQVRNAYIRILNQAGGAEIARYDLSEDAATETAMVFGELYRNGAEWKFRAVGQGYASGLVGIAQDFGVNV from the coding sequence ATGGCTGTAAGCCTGTCCAAGGGTGGCAACGTCTCGCTCACCAAGGAGGCTCCGGGCCTGACCGCCGTCACCGTGGGCCTCGGCTGGGACGTCCGCACCACCACCGGCACGGACTTCGACCTCGACGCCTCCGCGATCGCGGTCAACCCCGAGGGCAAGGTCTACTCGGACGCCCACTTCGTCTTCTTCAACAACAAGCAGACGCCGGACCAGACCATCGTCCACACCGGCGACAACCGCACCGGCGAGGGCGCGGGCGACGACGAGTCGATCAACGTCAACCTGGCGGGCCTCCCGGCCGACGTCGACAAGATCGTCTTCCCGGTCTCGATCTACGACGCGGAGAACCGCTCGCAGAACTTCGGCCAGGTCCGCAACGCCTACATCCGCATCCTCAACCAGGCCGGCGGCGCGGAAATCGCCCGCTACGACCTCTCCGAGGACGCGGCGACGGAGACGGCCATGGTCTTCGGCGAGCTCTACCGCAACGGCGCGGAGTGGAAGTTCCGCGCAGTCGGCCAGGGCTACGCCTCGGGCCTGGTCGGCATCGCCCAGGACTTCGGCGTCAACGTCTAA
- a CDS encoding helix-turn-helix domain-containing protein, with translation MNHSQWRTRETRRLLGDQVEESPAYVEAGHAFALGQAVYDRRTELGLSQSELARRADMTQPQISNIEGGDSVPTLPLLARLAKALAPS, from the coding sequence GTGAACCACTCCCAGTGGAGGACGCGTGAGACGCGGAGACTCCTGGGCGATCAGGTCGAGGAGTCTCCCGCATACGTGGAGGCCGGACATGCCTTCGCCCTCGGACAAGCTGTCTACGATCGCCGTACCGAGCTAGGCCTGTCGCAGAGCGAACTGGCGCGGCGCGCGGACATGACCCAGCCGCAGATCTCCAACATCGAGGGTGGCGACTCAGTGCCGACCCTTCCGCTGCTCGCCCGGCTGGCCAAGGCACTCGCACCTTCCTGA
- a CDS encoding DUF397 domain-containing protein codes for MPSQWQKSSFSGIDAEDCVEVARAEPRRLLLRESDAADTVIAVPPAGLLALIHQVKGKT; via the coding sequence ATGCCTTCCCAGTGGCAGAAGTCGTCCTTCTCGGGAATCGATGCCGAGGACTGCGTCGAAGTCGCCCGAGCCGAGCCCCGCCGCCTCCTCCTCCGCGAAAGCGACGCCGCAGACACCGTAATCGCCGTACCTCCCGCAGGCCTTCTGGCCCTGATCCATCAGGTCAAGGGGAAGACCTAG
- a CDS encoding helix-turn-helix domain-containing protein, with protein sequence MPPRSNPTARQARLGAELRKLREAAGMAAREAGAFLGGNQAQISHIEAGRWGVSAERVRRLATLYSASDEKLIEALCGMAEERVKGWWEEYRGVLRPGFLDLAELEYRATRLRSVQTVNIPGILQSEEYVRAIHTGYVPKLPADEVDARVEFRVRRRTIFERASPTPFVALVHEAALRMRYGGRKVAKGQLEFLLEASAWPAVTVRVIPFTCEDFIEAAHSLLYAAGVVPQLDTVHLDSPLGGIPVTDTAGLARFGGMLDFAERAALTENASRQLIHRIAQEL encoded by the coding sequence ATGCCACCCAGGAGCAACCCCACCGCACGCCAGGCCCGGCTGGGCGCGGAGCTGCGGAAACTCCGCGAGGCGGCCGGCATGGCAGCCCGCGAGGCAGGAGCGTTCCTCGGTGGCAACCAGGCGCAGATCAGCCATATCGAGGCGGGTCGTTGGGGCGTCAGCGCGGAACGGGTACGGCGGCTGGCCACGCTGTACTCAGCCTCCGACGAGAAGCTGATCGAGGCGCTGTGCGGCATGGCGGAGGAGCGGGTCAAGGGGTGGTGGGAGGAGTACCGGGGCGTCCTGCGCCCGGGTTTCCTGGATCTCGCCGAGCTGGAGTACCGGGCAACCCGTCTGCGCAGTGTCCAGACCGTCAACATCCCGGGAATCCTGCAGAGCGAGGAGTACGTACGGGCGATCCACACCGGCTACGTCCCCAAGCTGCCCGCAGACGAGGTGGACGCACGCGTGGAGTTCCGAGTCCGTCGACGAACCATCTTCGAGCGGGCGTCGCCGACCCCGTTCGTGGCGTTGGTGCACGAAGCGGCCCTGCGTATGCGCTACGGAGGCCGCAAGGTGGCGAAGGGGCAGTTGGAATTCCTGCTGGAGGCGTCGGCGTGGCCGGCGGTGACGGTTCGGGTCATCCCGTTCACCTGCGAGGACTTCATCGAGGCGGCGCATTCCCTGCTGTACGCGGCTGGAGTGGTGCCGCAGCTCGACACGGTGCACTTGGACAGCCCGTTGGGCGGCATCCCCGTCACCGACACGGCCGGCCTCGCGAGGTTCGGAGGGATGCTCGACTTCGCCGAGCGCGCGGCGCTGACTGAAAACGCATCCCGGCAACTCATCCATCGCATCGCGCAAGAGCTGTGA